The following proteins come from a genomic window of Nostoc sp. TCL26-01:
- a CDS encoding metallophosphoesterase: MHWLFTGRLSIDKLTVKIAELPPNLQGMKLVQLSDFHYDGLRLSEEMLEAAIAATNEAEPDLIVLTGDYVTDDPTPIHQLVMRLKHLQSRCGIYAVLGNHDIHYSHSQTEVTTAFTSIGINVLWNEIAYPLGSELPIVGLADYWSKEFHPASVMNQLDPSIPRIVLSHNPDTAKILEQWRVDLQLSGHTHGGHIVLPGLGPVVYHYKKLLKQLPKKLRRWVPFLLGDCSKVVRYWEWAQGFHQVANNQLYVNRGLGTYRPGRLFCPPEVTVITLC; the protein is encoded by the coding sequence ATGCACTGGTTGTTTACAGGACGTTTAAGTATAGATAAACTAACGGTTAAGATTGCCGAACTGCCACCTAATTTACAAGGGATGAAGTTGGTGCAGTTATCAGATTTTCATTACGATGGTTTGCGACTATCGGAAGAAATGCTAGAAGCAGCGATCGCCGCCACTAATGAAGCTGAACCTGATTTAATAGTATTAACTGGCGATTATGTCACTGATGATCCCACACCAATTCACCAACTGGTGATGCGGTTAAAACATTTACAAAGTCGCTGTGGTATTTATGCTGTACTTGGTAATCATGATATTCATTACAGTCACTCACAAACAGAAGTGACAACTGCTTTTACCAGTATCGGTATTAATGTCTTGTGGAATGAAATTGCTTATCCTTTAGGATCAGAATTACCAATAGTGGGATTAGCTGATTATTGGTCAAAAGAATTCCATCCCGCATCAGTGATGAATCAATTAGATCCATCCATACCCCGCATTGTTTTATCTCACAACCCAGATACAGCCAAAATCCTAGAACAGTGGCGAGTAGATTTGCAACTATCCGGTCATACTCACGGTGGACATATTGTGCTACCAGGACTCGGCCCGGTAGTTTACCATTATAAAAAGTTGCTCAAGCAACTTCCTAAAAAGTTGCGGCGTTGGGTTCCATTTCTATTGGGAGATTGTTCTAAAGTCGTGCGCTATTGGGAATGGGCGCAAGGATTTCATCAAGTTGCTAATAATCAATTATATGTCAATCGTGGCTTAGGCACTTACCGTCCAGGGCGGTTATTTTGTCCACCAGAAGTTACTGTCATTACCCTGTGTTAG
- a CDS encoding YdeI family protein — protein MPKFDQQLESMYASDRQAWRQWLEKNHRSSLGIWLIYYKVKSGKPSVKYSEAVKEALCFGWIDSKVKSLDADRYMQIFTPRKAKSVWSKLNKQYIQEIIEQGLMTQAGLEKIDAAKQDGSWTTLDEIEALVIPIDLQQALATNDIAQQNFQAFSNSAKKNILFWIDSAKRQETRLKRIEQTIASAAENKSPLLR, from the coding sequence ATGCCAAAATTTGATCAGCAACTAGAAAGTATGTATGCTAGCGATCGCCAAGCTTGGCGACAATGGTTAGAAAAAAACCATCGTAGCTCACTAGGTATATGGCTAATTTACTACAAAGTCAAAAGTGGTAAACCCAGCGTTAAATATAGCGAAGCCGTCAAAGAAGCTTTATGTTTTGGTTGGATTGATAGTAAAGTCAAATCCCTCGATGCAGATCGTTATATGCAAATCTTCACACCCAGAAAAGCTAAAAGCGTCTGGTCAAAACTAAATAAGCAGTATATTCAAGAGATCATCGAGCAAGGGTTAATGACGCAAGCTGGTCTAGAAAAGATTGATGCAGCCAAACAAGATGGTTCCTGGACTACCCTCGATGAAATTGAAGCATTAGTCATACCGATAGATTTACAACAAGCTTTGGCAACTAATGACATAGCTCAACAAAATTTTCAGGCATTTAGTAATTCTGCTAAAAAGAATATTCTTTTTTGGATTGATAGTGCCAAACGCCAAGAAACCAGGCTCAAAAGAATTGAGCAAACCATAGCTTCAGCCGCAGAAAACAAAAGTCCGTTACTCCGTTAA
- a CDS encoding metallophosphoesterase encodes MHWFLSGSLSVEQLTVKIADLSASLQGKKLVHLSDFHYDGVRLSEAMLEKAIALSNQIQPDLILLTGDYITTTPQPIHQLALRLKKLQSRAGIYAVLGNHDLYHQHSKTEVTAALTNVGIQVLWNEIAYPFGTDLPIVGMVDYYYREFNPAVVFNQLAPTTPRIVLCHNPDTATMLKPWRVDLQLSGHTHGGQIVIPGIGAVLPYYKKFVRRTPRKIRRLLPCLLKEYFIVRHLEWLQGLHRIGRNQLYVNRGLGTYLPGRLFCPPELTVITLESE; translated from the coding sequence ATGCACTGGTTTTTATCTGGGTCGTTGAGTGTGGAACAATTGACGGTCAAGATTGCAGATTTATCTGCATCGTTACAAGGTAAGAAGTTGGTGCATCTATCGGATTTTCATTATGATGGTGTGCGGTTGTCGGAGGCGATGTTAGAAAAAGCGATCGCACTTAGTAACCAAATACAACCAGATTTAATTTTACTCACTGGTGATTACATTACCACCACACCACAACCAATTCATCAATTAGCACTGCGACTCAAAAAACTCCAAAGTCGGGCTGGGATTTATGCTGTACTGGGTAATCACGATTTATATCATCAACATTCTAAAACAGAGGTGACAGCCGCATTAACTAATGTGGGAATTCAGGTGTTGTGGAATGAAATTGCCTATCCATTTGGCACAGATTTACCGATAGTGGGAATGGTTGATTATTACTACCGAGAATTCAATCCAGCTGTAGTTTTTAACCAGCTAGCACCAACTACACCACGGATTGTTTTATGCCATAATCCAGACACTGCCACAATGTTAAAACCGTGGCGAGTAGATTTACAGTTATCTGGTCACACTCATGGTGGACAAATTGTCATTCCGGGAATAGGGGCTGTGTTACCTTATTATAAAAAATTTGTGCGGAGAACACCGAGAAAAATTCGGCGGCTATTGCCATGTTTATTGAAAGAATACTTTATCGTCCGCCATTTGGAATGGTTACAGGGTTTACATCGCATTGGCAGGAATCAGCTTTATGTCAATCGTGGTTTAGGAACTTATCTACCTGGACGCTTATTTTGTCCTCCCGAATTAACAGTAATTACTCTAGAAAGTGAGTAG
- the coaD gene encoding pantetheine-phosphate adenylyltransferase — MIAVYPGSFDPITLGHLDIIQRGSRLFETVIVAVLRNPNKVPLFTVEQRLEQIRIATKHLPNVEVDGFDGLTVNYAQKRQAQVLLRGLRAISDFEVELQMAHTNKTLFTQIETVFLATSNEYSFLSSSVVKEIARFGGSVDHLVPPHIVLDISKCYNNNYPTVNPITTETIPHLQSTATEFPQEIRQEQDV, encoded by the coding sequence GTGATTGCTGTTTATCCTGGTAGCTTTGATCCGATTACTTTGGGTCACCTGGACATCATTCAGCGTGGTAGTCGGCTGTTTGAGACGGTGATCGTTGCTGTATTGCGGAATCCTAATAAAGTGCCACTGTTTACTGTAGAGCAGCGTTTGGAGCAGATTCGCATAGCTACGAAACATTTACCTAATGTAGAAGTCGATGGTTTTGATGGTTTAACTGTCAATTACGCTCAAAAACGACAAGCGCAAGTTTTATTGCGGGGTTTACGAGCGATTTCTGACTTTGAAGTAGAACTACAAATGGCACACACGAATAAAACACTTTTTACTCAAATTGAAACAGTTTTTTTAGCAACATCAAATGAGTATAGTTTTTTAAGTAGTAGTGTGGTAAAAGAGATCGCAAGATTCGGTGGTTCTGTTGATCATCTTGTCCCCCCACACATAGTTTTAGATATATCCAAATGCTACAACAACAACTATCCAACGGTGAACCCAATCACAACGGAAACTATCCCGCATCTCCAGAGTACAGCAACGGAATTCCCCCAGGAGATCCGCCAGGAACAGGACGTGTAG